The proteins below come from a single Natrinema sp. SYSU A 869 genomic window:
- a CDS encoding metal-dependent hydrolase has protein sequence MWPWEHAIVAYLLYSLLCHVVVRDSPGGLDAFAVVFASVLPDLIDKPLAWNYGVFDVGYGIGHSIFFAVPLAIFVGTVARIADRPLAGLAFGLGYLSHPFADVVDSVFRQGSFLIEIMLWPIAPVEGHPPGPDVLEVFSMLIGRYSRTILAGDLSTYLWIQVGLAGLAMLVWLLDGAPVLRECLQASARTVTAILGRDTASSQNETNRR, from the coding sequence ATGTGGCCATGGGAACACGCGATCGTCGCCTATCTCTTGTATTCACTGCTCTGTCACGTCGTCGTTCGTGATTCGCCCGGCGGACTCGATGCCTTCGCCGTCGTCTTCGCGTCGGTCCTCCCGGACCTGATCGACAAACCCCTCGCGTGGAACTACGGCGTCTTCGATGTCGGCTACGGGATCGGCCACTCGATCTTTTTCGCAGTGCCGCTGGCGATCTTCGTCGGAACGGTCGCACGCATAGCCGATCGACCGCTGGCCGGCCTCGCGTTCGGACTCGGCTACCTGTCGCATCCCTTCGCCGATGTCGTCGATTCCGTATTTCGACAAGGTTCCTTCCTCATCGAGATCATGCTCTGGCCTATCGCACCAGTCGAGGGCCATCCACCCGGACCCGATGTCCTCGAGGTATTTTCCATGCTGATCGGTCGCTACTCGAGGACCATCCTCGCCGGTGACCTCTCGACGTACCTCTGGATACAAGTCGGACTCGCCGGACTCGCGATGCTCGTCTGGCTTCTCGACGGCGCTCCCGTCCTCCGGGAGTGCCTGCAGGCGAGCGCCCGAACAGTCACTGCAATTCTGGGGCGGGATACCGCCTCGAGTCAGAACGAAACGAACCGACGATGA